The Lolium rigidum isolate FL_2022 chromosome 2, APGP_CSIRO_Lrig_0.1, whole genome shotgun sequence genomic interval GAGAATAGCACCTTCTTTCAGATCTTTCCTTTTTACGTTAACGATGCCAGAATACCTCTCTGCAACACTCCCAACACCGCGTGCGCAGTCAACAGAAAACAAGTGCAATGCGCCATCACTATCACCAACAACAACCTGTGAACTGCCAGAAAGCATTGTTGTACATAGAGCTTGGCTACTACCCAAGTTATATGTCAACCTTGATCTGAAGGCAATGTCCTTTTCCAACTTTCTTGTATCCCATATCTTAACACTTGAGTCATCCGAAGCCGTCACAAAAAAGGTGTTGTCATCTGACACCGCAATATCATTGACAGACAACCGATGTTCTTGGAGATGTGCAACTAGAACTCCACGAGGCTTCCAACCTGTCTCCAGAGCCACTGCTGATCTGGTGAAGGAGGGCGACACTGCAGTCTCAGAGTTGGAGACGCCATCACCTGGCACAGACAAGCTGCTCTTCATTGAGTCACTGATGCTTAAATCACCATGCCTGCTACTGAAATGATTCTCTCTAGTCTGGAGGCCTTGAACTGAACTTGATAAACCTGGATGCCGGTTGGATTCCCAGGGCATAAATATTTCTCCTAAACCACGCTTATCAGTGGTAACCGAATATGATGGAATTCCCTTAGACAATCCATCATAAAATGAACTGCTCACAGTAGATGCATGTGGTGCGTAGCCATAATATAACGATTTATCTGAAGAAATTGAGTCTTTGATGTCCAAAGACACATTGCCAGACAAATTAGATGTTCTCAACCTTACAGCATCTTCCAGAGTGGCAGAGGGCCCACTTTGTGTCGTAGCAGGATATTTTCCACCAGGTAATGTCTGTTCTTTTTTACCATCACCCTTCAGTAAAACGTTTCCTGTGTCCTTGGTAACCTCTAAAGCTTGGTATAAGACTGCTTTCGAGACTGGAGGCTTAAGACATGCAAGAAGAGCAGCTTCAGACAATGAAGGTGGCTCCCTGTGTAGAAAATGCCTTAGATGTGGAGAAAGGTACACATAAGTATCTACAGGCCCTAAGCTCTCGCTACAAGCAGCAATAAGCCTTACAGCAGACCGTTTAACCCATTGAATTGGATGACATAGTAGAGGAAGGGCCTTCCCAAATAAGCCAACGATTACCCTTTTCCTCAAGTAACGACTTTCACACATCATGGTTAAGCAGTCAAGTACGTTTACAACCACAGCTTCCATATCGTCACTTAGTGCCTGTTCAAGATAGGGCAAAAGATATTCCTCGACACTTCTTGAACCAATGAAGTAGCAAACAACGACAATTTGACCAAAGTAAACTGCACGGAGCTGCTCATCATGGTCATTCAGAAATGCTGGAAGTATAGGAAGAAGAAAATCATTACTTTGTCTGTGCCCAAAAAAGTAACATAGATAACCTATATCCTGCAGGAGAGCTCTGCGGACATTAGGTGTCTGCTTTGGTCCCATTACCAACTCTTGCACTATGTCATAAATACTTTTCCTCAGACGTGCAAGTTGCCGATCAATTTTATCATGCTTCTTCTTCAGTGGTGCTTCTGCAGACTGTGATCCAGCAGCAACCACTGATTTGTCTAGAGGCCCAGCATCAGTTATGCTCCGAGAACGAAGCAAGAATCTATAAGCTGTTAAAGCTAGCTTATAAATGTTACTGGCATAGCAAACTCTGACACTCTCCTCTGTATCATCTGGGAGCAAAGAGAGCATTGGGAGGATGTACTCAGGGAAGATCATTGCATCACTGATAGGGAAGTCTTGAACAAGACAGAGAACATCAGACAAGGTTTCCAAAGCAGCGCAGCGAACTATGGCAGCGGGATCTGAAAGCATTGCAATAACATAGGGAATAACCAGCTGCAAGCGACTATCGTCATCTATGTATGTGGAAGAAATCTTCAGAAGGATGAGACCGGCCCTTCTTAGTTCTGGTTTTTTGACACTTCGTATGGACGAGCAGATTAATGAGGCAAGCAAGACCATGCCTTCACAGCTCACCTTGGAATGTGTCTGTTGGAAAATGTCAAAACTATAGGTATCCGATTGGGCATCATAACCAGACACTAAAGCAAGCAAGTTACTCTTGGATATCTTGTGCACATGGGATACATCATTGCTCTGGGCCGCCAAGACACTTGTAGTTTGACTTTGAGTTTGATTAACCTGCTGCGAGGGCCCAATACCATTTGCACGTGAAACATTTGAAGCAGCATAACTTTCTGTGTCCTGCATGACCTTTGTGCCTCCATGGACGTTCCTTTGCTCCACTTCCTTGAGAAGGAGATTGAGATCTCCAGCGATCT includes:
- the LOC124693380 gene encoding serine/threonine-protein kinase VPS15 isoform X1, whose amino-acid sequence is MGNKIARTTQASATEYYLHDLPSTYNLVLLDVVSRGRFLKSVLCKHDEGLLLVKVYFKRAGEPLDLKEHERRLERIRRAFQGLEGSHVLPFQIWFQTDKAAYLLRQYFYSNLHDRLSTRPFLSQIEKKWLAFQLIHAVEQSHSKGVCHGDIKCENVLVTSWNWLYLTDFASFKPTYIPDDDPSDFSFFFDTGGRRRCYLAPERLHEHGGESQVSADAPLQRSMDIFSLGCVLAELFLEGQPLFELSQLLAYRRGQYDPMHTLEKIQDAGIQDMVLHMIQLDPKERLSCKSYLQKYETVVFPTYFSRLHNFFSDIVPLGSDARVEKTQENFERIHDMMISGLTGEQNQVSGKEDIGGQVTNSPRESAKSASLVKRNIPGDHHQIAGDLNLLLKEVEQRNVHGGTKVMQDTESYAASNVSRANGIGPSQQVNQTQSQTTSVLAAQSNDVSHVHKISKSNLLALVSGYDAQSDTYSFDIFQQTHSKVSCEGMVLLASLICSSIRSVKKPELRRAGLILLKISSTYIDDDSRLQLVIPYVIAMLSDPAAIVRCAALETLSDVLCLVQDFPISDAMIFPEYILPMLSLLPDDTEESVRVCYASNIYKLALTAYRFLLRSRSITDAGPLDKSVVAAGSQSAEAPLKKKHDKIDRQLARLRKSIYDIVQELVMGPKQTPNVRRALLQDIGYLCYFFGHRQSNDFLLPILPAFLNDHDEQLRAVYFGQIVVVCYFIGSRSVEEYLLPYLEQALSDDMEAVVVNVLDCLTMMCESRYLRKRVIVGLFGKALPLLCHPIQWVKRSAVRLIAACSESLGPVDTYVYLSPHLRHFLHREPPSLSEAALLACLKPPVSKAVLYQALEVTKDTGNVLLKGDGKKEQTLPGGKYPATTQSGPSATLEDAVRLRTSNLSGNVSLDIKDSISSDKSLYYGYAPHASTVSSSFYDGLSKGIPSYSVTTDKRGLGEIFMPWESNRHPGLSSSVQGLQTRENHFSSRHGDLSISDSMKSSLSVPGDGVSNSETAVSPSFTRSAVALETGWKPRGVLVAHLQEHRLSVNDIAVSDDNTFFVTASDDSSVKIWDTRKLEKDIAFRSRLTYNLGSSQALCTTMLSGSSQVVVGDSDGALHLFSVDCARGVGSVAERYSGIVNVKRKDLKEGAILSVANCSSDSFSPTILFSTEHCDIHKWDARTNSESWSFKSSPEEGYISALVMGQCGNWFISGSSRGVLTLWDHRFLLPVNSWNYSTVTPIEKLCLLIPPHNSISSAGRPLVFVAAGYNEVSLWNAENGSCHQMFRTASIENEAVMPKTPSRPVNKTNAKDIRRAGSYKYRIEELSSPPPRLPGIRCLLPLPGGDLLTGGTDLKIRYWDQARPEQSFCIAGPSAKGVGNDECYDIKSSYGVQVVQETCKQPTPSSRLTHKTQLAMAAADSAGCHRDAILALASVNLSSQRLISASRDGAVKVWK
- the LOC124693380 gene encoding serine/threonine-protein kinase VPS15 isoform X2 translates to MACFSDMLVDLAHLVVQLIHAVEQSHSKGVCHGDIKCENVLVTSWNWLYLTDFASFKPTYIPDDDPSDFSFFFDTGGRRRCYLAPERLHEHGGESQVSADAPLQRSMDIFSLGCVLAELFLEGQPLFELSQLLAYRRGQYDPMHTLEKIQDAGIQDMVLHMIQLDPKERLSCKSYLQKYETVVFPTYFSRLHNFFSDIVPLGSDARVEKTQENFERIHDMMISGLTGEQNQVSGKEDIGGQVTNSPRESAKSASLVKRNIPGDHHQIAGDLNLLLKEVEQRNVHGGTKVMQDTESYAASNVSRANGIGPSQQVNQTQSQTTSVLAAQSNDVSHVHKISKSNLLALVSGYDAQSDTYSFDIFQQTHSKVSCEGMVLLASLICSSIRSVKKPELRRAGLILLKISSTYIDDDSRLQLVIPYVIAMLSDPAAIVRCAALETLSDVLCLVQDFPISDAMIFPEYILPMLSLLPDDTEESVRVCYASNIYKLALTAYRFLLRSRSITDAGPLDKSVVAAGSQSAEAPLKKKHDKIDRQLARLRKSIYDIVQELVMGPKQTPNVRRALLQDIGYLCYFFGHRQSNDFLLPILPAFLNDHDEQLRAVYFGQIVVVCYFIGSRSVEEYLLPYLEQALSDDMEAVVVNVLDCLTMMCESRYLRKRVIVGLFGKALPLLCHPIQWVKRSAVRLIAACSESLGPVDTYVYLSPHLRHFLHREPPSLSEAALLACLKPPVSKAVLYQALEVTKDTGNVLLKGDGKKEQTLPGGKYPATTQSGPSATLEDAVRLRTSNLSGNVSLDIKDSISSDKSLYYGYAPHASTVSSSFYDGLSKGIPSYSVTTDKRGLGEIFMPWESNRHPGLSSSVQGLQTRENHFSSRHGDLSISDSMKSSLSVPGDGVSNSETAVSPSFTRSAVALETGWKPRGVLVAHLQEHRLSVNDIAVSDDNTFFVTASDDSSVKIWDTRKLEKDIAFRSRLTYNLGSSQALCTTMLSGSSQVVVGDSDGALHLFSVDCARGVGSVAERYSGIVNVKRKDLKEGAILSVANCSSDSFSPTILFSTEHCDIHKWDARTNSESWSFKSSPEEGYISALVMGQCGNWFISGSSRGVLTLWDHRFLLPVNSWNYSTVTPIEKLCLLIPPHNSISSAGRPLVFVAAGYNEVSLWNAENGSCHQMFRTASIENEAVMPKTPSRPVNKTNAKDIRRAGSYKYRIEELSSPPPRLPGIRCLLPLPGGDLLTGGTDLKIRYWDQARPEQSFCIAGPSAKGVGNDECYDIKSSYGVQVVQETCKQPTPSSRLTHKTQLAMAAADSAGCHRDAILALASVNLSSQRLISASRDGAVKVWK